In one Thermosipho ferrireducens genomic region, the following are encoded:
- the purB gene encoding adenylosuccinate lyase: MVERYALEPIKSLWSLEAQYKRWLKVELAVVWAYERLGIAPKGTYQQAIKNAYIDVEKILDIEKEVDHDVIAFIKVATSKMGKEASFFHYGLTSSDVVDTANSLALIEATNIIISEMKNLLKLLFEKALQYKKLPSIGRTHGVHAEPTSFGLKFLSWYSELKRDLKRLINAREEISVGKLSGAVGNYAHISPLVEELALSKLSLKPTPVATQVIPRDLHSNLINIFGLIASAIERMAIEIRHLQKTEVLEVQEPFKKTQRGSSAMPHKKNPILCERLTGLSRIIRSYVHTAFENIPLWHERDISHSSVERFMFPDVTTTLHYMIVKAQHLIKNLVVFEDRVKRNIDTTKGLVYSQRVMLKLIEKGLTREEAYKNVQKLALKCWETHSSFKNEIAKSFSHLLSKNEIEELFSPDYYLKNIDAIYKRFEDE, from the coding sequence ATGGTTGAAAGATACGCCTTAGAACCTATTAAAAGTTTATGGTCGCTGGAAGCTCAATATAAAAGGTGGTTAAAGGTAGAACTGGCAGTTGTATGGGCATATGAAAGACTGGGAATCGCTCCAAAAGGCACATATCAACAGGCTATAAAAAACGCTTATATTGATGTTGAAAAAATTCTGGATATAGAAAAAGAAGTGGATCATGATGTTATAGCTTTTATAAAGGTTGCAACTTCAAAAATGGGAAAGGAAGCAAGCTTTTTTCATTACGGATTAACATCATCTGATGTTGTGGACACAGCTAACAGCCTTGCTCTAATAGAGGCGACAAATATTATAATCTCAGAAATGAAAAATCTTTTAAAACTTTTATTTGAAAAAGCTCTTCAATATAAAAAACTTCCCTCAATTGGACGTACGCACGGAGTTCACGCAGAACCAACATCATTTGGTTTAAAATTTCTTTCCTGGTATTCAGAACTAAAAAGAGATTTAAAACGCCTTATAAATGCCAGAGAAGAAATTTCTGTTGGGAAATTATCCGGAGCAGTTGGAAATTATGCACACATAAGCCCTCTGGTTGAAGAGTTAGCCCTTTCAAAATTATCTTTAAAACCAACACCCGTTGCCACTCAGGTAATTCCACGAGATCTTCACTCGAACCTTATAAACATTTTTGGATTGATTGCGTCAGCAATTGAGAGAATGGCCATAGAAATAAGGCACCTGCAGAAAACTGAAGTGTTAGAAGTTCAGGAACCCTTTAAAAAAACACAAAGAGGTTCTTCTGCTATGCCTCATAAAAAAAATCCCATTCTGTGCGAAAGACTAACAGGACTTTCAAGGATTATCAGAAGCTATGTTCACACTGCTTTTGAAAATATTCCGTTATGGCATGAACGAGATATTTCCCATTCCTCTGTGGAAAGGTTCATGTTTCCAGATGTAACCACAACATTACATTATATGATTGTAAAAGCCCAACATTTAATAAAAAATCTGGTGGTCTTTGAAGATAGAGTAAAAAGAAATATAGATACAACAAAAGGGCTTGTATACTCACAACGTGTGATGCTAAAGCTCATAGAAAAAGGATTAACAAGGGAAGAAGCTTACAAAAATGTACAAAAATTAGCTTTAAAATGCTGGGAAACTCACTCTTCTTTCAAAAATGAAATTGCAAAAAGCTTCTCACATTTGCTATCTAAAAATGAAATAGAAGAATTATTCAGTCCAGACTACTACCTAAAAAACATAGATGCTATATACAAAAGATTTGAAGATGAGTAA